The following coding sequences lie in one Methanothermobacter sp. MT-2 genomic window:
- a CDS encoding CTP synthase, whose product MIILAKYIIVTGGVVSSIGKGITAASIGRILRSYKLKVAAIKIDPYLNWDSGTLNPYQHGEVFVTEDGMETDLDLGHYERFLDVDLPGESNITTGKVYLSVIEKERTGKYLGSCVQIIPHITNEIKSMIRRIASKSGAEVVIVEVGGTVGDIEGQPFLEALRQLRNEEGYENVMFIHVTYVPYLKAAGEFKTKPTQHSTKELRSTGLAPDMIICRSEKPITEPIKKKIAHFCDVEKEAVVNAPDVRSIYEVPLVLNRQNVGEYIIKRINLKVKGDGDLSEWARIVESLKIREPTIKVGIVGKYVELEDSYMSIREALRHAAAHLGARVEIEWLSAHKSLNKEKLGIFDAILIPGGFGERGINGKIYAAKYAREEKVPIFGICLGMQCMVIEFARHKGFKDAHSTEFNDKTPYPVIDMMEEQKKIKKMGGTMRLGSYKCKLRPGTLAHKAYKKDLISERHRHRYELNNEYRDELEKQGLVIAGTTPDNFLVEIIELKDHPWYLGCQFHPEFKSRPNKPHPLFISFLEAALKR is encoded by the coding sequence TTGATTATCCTGGCAAAGTATATAATCGTAACCGGGGGAGTTGTAAGCTCCATAGGGAAAGGTATAACAGCAGCATCAATCGGAAGAATACTAAGATCATACAAACTAAAAGTTGCAGCCATAAAAATCGACCCATACCTTAACTGGGACTCAGGAACCTTAAATCCATACCAGCATGGCGAAGTCTTCGTAACAGAAGACGGAATGGAAACAGACCTAGACCTAGGACACTACGAACGCTTCCTAGACGTAGACCTACCAGGAGAATCCAACATAACCACGGGAAAAGTATACCTATCAGTAATAGAAAAAGAAAGAACTGGAAAATACCTAGGATCCTGTGTACAGATCATACCCCACATAACAAACGAGATAAAATCCATGATCAGAAGAATAGCCTCAAAAAGCGGGGCTGAAGTAGTCATAGTAGAAGTAGGAGGTACAGTAGGAGACATCGAAGGCCAACCATTCCTCGAAGCATTAAGGCAATTGAGAAACGAAGAAGGATATGAGAACGTTATGTTCATACATGTAACCTATGTACCATACCTAAAGGCTGCCGGAGAATTCAAAACCAAACCCACACAACACAGTACAAAAGAACTCCGCAGCACGGGCTTAGCTCCTGACATGATAATATGTAGGAGCGAAAAACCCATAACAGAACCAATAAAAAAGAAGATAGCACACTTCTGTGACGTTGAAAAAGAAGCCGTGGTGAACGCCCCAGACGTCCGATCAATATACGAGGTCCCATTGGTACTTAACAGGCAAAATGTGGGAGAATACATCATAAAAAGGATAAACCTAAAGGTTAAAGGAGACGGCGACCTCTCAGAATGGGCCAGGATAGTTGAATCCCTGAAGATAAGAGAACCCACAATCAAAGTTGGTATAGTGGGAAAATACGTGGAACTCGAAGACTCCTATATGAGTATAAGAGAAGCCTTGAGACATGCCGCGGCACACTTAGGTGCCAGGGTAGAAATAGAATGGTTAAGCGCCCATAAAAGCCTGAACAAGGAAAAACTTGGAATATTTGACGCGATCCTCATACCAGGAGGCTTTGGTGAAAGGGGGATCAACGGGAAAATATACGCTGCAAAATATGCCCGGGAAGAAAAGGTTCCAATATTCGGGATATGTCTTGGGATGCAATGCATGGTAATAGAATTCGCACGCCACAAAGGCTTCAAGGACGCTCATAGCACAGAATTCAACGATAAAACACCATATCCTGTAATTGACATGATGGAAGAACAGAAAAAGATCAAGAAAATGGGTGGTACAATGCGCCTAGGATCCTACAAATGCAAGCTAAGACCCGGGACACTCGCCCACAAGGCATACAAGAAGGATCTTATAAGTGAAAGGCACAGACACCGCTATGAACTCAACAACGAATACAGAGATGAATTGGAAAAACAAGGTTTAGTTATTGCTGGAACCACACCAGACAATTTCCTAGTAGAAATCATAGAACTAAAGGATCATCCATGGTACCTAGGATGTCAGTTCCACCCAGAGTTCAAATCAAGGCCAAACAAGCCACATCCACTCTTTATATCATTCCTAGAAGCAGCCCTAAAAAGATGA
- a CDS encoding 2,3-bisphosphoglycerate-independent phosphoglycerate mutase has product MKNMKYVILIGDGMADYPLPELKGKTPLQVAEKPNMDQVAREGANGLLKTIPDDMEPGSDVANLAIMGYNPKKYYTGRGPLEAASKGIKLKKDDIAFRCNFITVREGQLIDFNADHISTEESSKLIETLNRHSRIGRFYTGVSYRNLYIYPDRKALKVKTKPPHDIVGEPIRDHLPSNGQTAEKLKKIIKESQKILKNHPTNIKRIKKGKRPANMIWLWGQGQKPEMEPLKEKYGLRGATITGVDLIKGIGVYLGLDNIKVPGATGYLDTDYKAKGKHAIKALKDHDIIFIHVEAPDEAGHAKNAKEKINAIENIDSKILGPLLNELPSYENFRLALLTDHPTPIQVGTHTKDPVPYAIHGKNIKRDKIKTYDEKSAKKGSLGLSMAWNLLNNLIGS; this is encoded by the coding sequence GAATTAAAAGGCAAAACACCCTTACAAGTAGCCGAGAAACCCAACATGGACCAAGTAGCCCGAGAAGGAGCTAACGGACTCCTAAAAACAATACCAGATGATATGGAACCAGGATCAGATGTTGCAAACCTCGCCATAATGGGCTACAACCCAAAAAAATACTATACAGGCAGAGGACCTCTAGAAGCCGCCAGCAAAGGAATAAAACTTAAAAAAGATGACATAGCCTTCAGATGCAACTTCATAACAGTCCGAGAAGGTCAACTCATAGATTTCAACGCAGATCATATAAGCACAGAAGAATCATCAAAACTGATAGAAACACTAAACAGACATTCCAGAATAGGTAGATTCTATACAGGTGTAAGCTACAGAAACCTATACATTTACCCAGACAGAAAAGCCCTAAAAGTCAAAACCAAACCACCACATGACATAGTTGGGGAACCCATAAGAGACCATCTACCATCCAATGGACAAACCGCAGAAAAACTAAAAAAAATAATAAAAGAATCCCAGAAAATACTTAAAAACCACCCAACAAACATAAAAAGGATAAAAAAAGGTAAACGGCCGGCGAACATGATATGGCTATGGGGACAGGGCCAAAAACCGGAAATGGAACCACTAAAAGAAAAATATGGTCTTAGGGGCGCTACTATAACCGGGGTGGATCTTATAAAAGGTATAGGAGTCTACCTAGGATTAGACAACATCAAAGTACCCGGAGCAACCGGATACCTCGACACAGACTACAAAGCAAAAGGCAAACATGCAATAAAAGCCCTAAAAGACCATGACATAATCTTCATACACGTAGAAGCGCCTGACGAAGCCGGACACGCGAAAAACGCGAAAGAAAAAATAAACGCAATCGAAAACATAGACTCCAAGATACTAGGCCCACTACTCAACGAATTACCATCATATGAAAACTTCCGACTAGCACTATTAACAGATCATCCAACACCCATCCAAGTAGGCACACACACCAAAGACCCAGTACCATACGCTATCCATGGCAAAAACATAAAAAGAGACAAAATAAAAACATACGATGAAAAATCCGCGAAAAAAGGCAGCCTAGGCCTGTCAATGGCTTGGAATCTCCTAAATAACCTCATAGGGAGTTGA